A window of the Alnus glutinosa chromosome 4, dhAlnGlut1.1, whole genome shotgun sequence genome harbors these coding sequences:
- the LOC133866891 gene encoding uncharacterized protein LOC133866891: MIRSGSYIHMWDEWARVNRQIKQAMWNALMEEFYLPVSVDMRRAQQEAWNDIGRKHRSWKSRFKTQLGIGDGDTPESIRARMPEKFFEQYDAEDVEFLLRDWCREHKIATSERMKRLRERNDLPHCAGSKSYARFNHEEACTSGTPPTRAASFVKTHTKKDGTFLNDRTRVLCERMTQSLASDPAATQSVSADTVRWAPNDAYEQAIGRPEYAGRVRQVGPNVTPVRGTCFSYRPRSQGGPSQGTSRDWAEQSRKMEEMQAELHAERARNDRLEQRVQQFDGIEQRLREMEVFMSSMAVPAPCVGNQSSPAHVGSTSSVGSASAGNSTTVGTLSPVGRQLSQHSTVATPSPATPFIAQQSPVGENTPGTVPRDSQRRLSDL; the protein is encoded by the exons atgatcaggagtgggtcctacatacacatgtgggacgaatgggcgagggtaaataggcagattaagcaggcaatgtggaacgcactgatg gaggagttctatctacctgtatcagttgacatgcgcagggcacaacaggaggcgtggaatgatattggacgtaagcaccgctcgtggaagtcgaggttcaaaacccaactaggaattggagacggtgacacgcccgagagtatccgtgcgagaatgccggagaaattttttgagcagtatgatgcagaagatgtagaattcctgctgagagattggtgcagagagcataaaatc gcaacctctgaacggatgaagaggttgcgggagcggaatgacctaccccattgtgcgggatctaaaagttatgccagatttaatcacgaggag gcatgtacatctggcacgccccccactcgcgccgcgtcgttcgtgaagacccacacaaagaaggacggcactttcctgaacgaccgtacacgggtcttatgc gagaggatgacgcagagtttagccagtgatccagccgccacgcaaagcgtctccgcagacacggtgcgttgggcaccgaacgacgcttacgaacaggcgattgggaggcctgagtatgcagggagggttcggcaggttggcccgaacgtcacacctgttcgagggacatgtttttcatataggcctcggtcacaggggggaccatctcaggggacgtctcgggattgggccgaacagtctcggaagatggaagagatgcaagcggagctacatgctgagcgagcgaggaatgaccgtttggagcagcgcgtgcaacagttcgacggcatagagcagcgcttgcgagagatggaggtcttcatgtcctccatggcagtaccagcaccatgtgttggtaatcagtcttctcctgcacacgtaggtagtacgtcgtccgttggtagtgcatctgcag gtaattcgacaacggttggtacgttgtcgcctgttggacgacagctgagccagcactccactgtcgctacaccttcgcccgctacaccattcattgcgcagcaatcgccggtgggcgagaacacgcctgggacggtacctcgtgattcgcagagacgcctttcagatttgtag